One window of the Thermoanaerobaculia bacterium genome contains the following:
- a CDS encoding CTP synthase yields the protein METKYIFVTGGVVSSLGKGIASASMGAILEARGFKVTIQKFDPYINVDPGTMSPFQHGEVYVTDDGAETDLDLGHYERFTSTRTSKKNNFTTGQIYQSVLQRERKGDYLGATVQVIPHITDEIKRCVRALAEDVDIVIVEIGGTVGDIESQPFLEAIRQFRQDVGERNAIFIHLTLVPYVSTAGELKTKPTQHSVKELRAIGIQPDIILCRSDRALPENVKRKIALFCSVSERGVIDVLDAENIYQVPLQLCREGLDNLLVDLLRLPNLKGDMSAWVDLVQRIRNPEDEVTIGIVGKYVQLSDSYKSLNEALMHGGLANGTRVHLTWIDSEKLEDDDSFPGEVFSVDGVLVPGGFGVRGIEGMIRAITVAREKKIPFFGICLGLQTAVIEFARHVCGLEEAHSTEFHEDATHKVIYKLRDLLGVDTLGGTMRLGAYPCRLEEGTLAREVYGKDLISERHRHRYEVNQEFLDIYRENELKISGLSPDGKFVEMIELPNHPYFVACQFHPEFKSKPLAPHPLFSAFIGAALRYKRSR from the coding sequence ATGGAAACCAAGTATATCTTTGTAACCGGCGGAGTCGTATCGTCCCTGGGAAAGGGGATTGCCTCTGCCTCGATGGGTGCCATCCTCGAAGCCCGGGGCTTTAAGGTCACCATCCAGAAATTCGACCCGTACATCAATGTCGATCCGGGAACGATGTCCCCCTTTCAGCATGGGGAAGTGTACGTCACGGATGATGGAGCGGAGACCGACCTGGACCTGGGACACTATGAACGTTTCACATCAACACGAACCTCGAAAAAGAACAACTTCACTACGGGACAGATCTATCAATCGGTCCTTCAGAGGGAGCGGAAAGGCGACTACCTGGGGGCCACGGTACAGGTTATCCCTCACATCACCGATGAAATCAAGCGTTGTGTCCGCGCACTGGCTGAAGATGTAGACATTGTCATCGTAGAAATCGGAGGTACCGTAGGCGACATTGAATCCCAACCCTTTTTGGAGGCTATCCGCCAGTTCCGGCAGGACGTGGGTGAGCGGAATGCAATCTTTATTCACTTGACCCTGGTTCCTTACGTATCCACGGCCGGAGAGCTGAAAACCAAGCCCACGCAACACTCCGTGAAGGAGCTTCGGGCGATCGGTATCCAGCCCGACATCATCCTCTGTCGTTCCGACCGTGCTCTTCCTGAAAACGTGAAGCGAAAGATCGCTCTCTTCTGCTCTGTGAGTGAGCGGGGCGTCATTGATGTACTGGATGCAGAAAATATTTACCAGGTTCCTCTTCAGCTCTGCAGAGAAGGCCTGGACAACCTCCTGGTCGATCTCCTTCGACTTCCCAACCTTAAGGGAGACATGTCCGCATGGGTGGACCTGGTTCAGAGGATCAGGAATCCTGAAGATGAAGTCACGATTGGAATTGTCGGAAAATATGTCCAGCTTTCAGATTCCTACAAGAGTCTGAACGAAGCACTCATGCACGGAGGCCTGGCCAACGGAACCCGGGTCCACCTTACCTGGATCGATTCCGAGAAACTCGAAGATGACGATTCCTTTCCGGGTGAAGTCTTTTCTGTGGATGGAGTCCTGGTTCCGGGAGGATTTGGCGTCCGGGGAATCGAAGGTATGATTCGAGCCATCACCGTCGCCCGAGAGAAAAAGATACCCTTTTTCGGAATCTGTCTGGGCCTGCAGACGGCTGTGATCGAATTTGCCCGGCATGTATGCGGCCTGGAGGAAGCCCATTCCACAGAGTTTCATGAAGATGCGACCCACAAGGTGATTTACAAGCTTCGGGACCTTCTGGGCGTGGACACCCTGGGTGGGACCATGAGGCTGGGGGCTTATCCATGCCGGCTTGAGGAAGGGACACTCGCCCGCGAGGTTTATGGAAAGGATCTGATTTCCGAACGCCATCGCCATCGATACGAAGTAAACCAGGAATTTTTGGACATATATCGAGAGAACGAGCTGAAGATTTCCGGTCTTTCCCCGGACGGAAAATTCGTTGAGATGATCGAACTTCCAAACCACCCCTACTTTGTCGCCTGCCAGTTTCACCCGGAATTCAAAAGCAAGCCCCTCGCACCCCACCCGCTCTTCTCCGCCTTTATCGGGGCGGCACTCCGGTACAAACGTTCGAGGTAA
- a CDS encoding SufS family cysteine desulfurase yields MNLDLLRKDFPILAQARNGHTLVYLDNAATTQKPRSVLEAEHAFYATTNANVHRGVYSLAREATELYLRTHHTVARFIHASSYREVIFTRNTTEALNLLARSLSEKYLRPGDHVVASVSDHHSNLIPWILLKERMGIHLHLLPVCEDGTLDFEALQRELERKPRIVALPHVSNVLGRINDIRTIAELVHRAGALLIVDGAQAVPHLDVNVVSLGADAYAFSAHKMLGPLGMGVLWAREELLRTMPPFLGGGDMISEVRFSPESDQLDVVWNELPWKFEAGTANVASAVGMETAIQYLKKVGWSFIREHGYVLFDRLTRGLDQLPGVRTLIPVPDPEDSIGTLAFTLDGYSADDVASYLDTQGICVRSGRHCAHPLHSHFNVPATIRITPYIYNTEEEVDRCLEALETLTKA; encoded by the coding sequence ATGAATCTTGACCTCCTGAGGAAAGATTTCCCGATCCTGGCTCAGGCCCGGAATGGCCATACGCTCGTTTACCTCGATAATGCTGCCACCACGCAGAAGCCGCGGTCGGTTCTCGAAGCGGAGCATGCGTTTTATGCCACAACCAACGCCAATGTGCACCGGGGTGTCTATTCGCTGGCCAGAGAAGCCACAGAGCTCTACCTCAGGACTCACCATACCGTGGCACGCTTTATCCATGCCTCCTCTTACCGGGAGGTTATCTTTACGCGAAATACAACTGAGGCTCTCAACCTGCTCGCCCGATCCCTGTCCGAGAAATATCTTCGTCCCGGAGATCATGTCGTCGCATCGGTCTCCGATCACCACAGCAATCTGATTCCCTGGATTCTATTGAAGGAGCGGATGGGGATCCACCTTCACCTTCTGCCCGTTTGTGAAGATGGGACCCTCGATTTTGAAGCCCTGCAGCGGGAGCTGGAAAGGAAACCGCGAATCGTGGCTCTTCCCCACGTGTCCAATGTGCTGGGAAGGATCAACGACATCCGTACCATTGCAGAGTTGGTTCACAGGGCGGGAGCCCTCCTCATCGTTGACGGTGCACAGGCTGTGCCCCATCTCGACGTGAATGTGGTGTCTCTCGGTGCCGACGCCTATGCCTTTTCTGCTCACAAGATGCTTGGACCATTGGGAATGGGTGTTCTCTGGGCCCGGGAAGAGCTCCTGCGCACCATGCCTCCTTTCCTTGGCGGGGGTGACATGATCTCCGAGGTTCGTTTTTCCCCCGAATCGGATCAACTCGATGTCGTCTGGAACGAACTGCCATGGAAATTCGAAGCCGGGACGGCAAACGTCGCTTCCGCAGTTGGAATGGAGACCGCGATACAGTACTTGAAAAAGGTTGGCTGGTCCTTTATCCGGGAACACGGATATGTTCTCTTTGATCGGCTGACCCGAGGACTGGATCAGCTTCCCGGTGTGCGTACCCTGATTCCCGTTCCCGATCCTGAAGATTCAATCGGAACGCTCGCCTTTACGCTGGATGGATATTCAGCAGATGATGTGGCGTCCTATCTCGATACGCAGGGAATCTGTGTTCGATCCGGACGGCATTGTGCCCATCCCCTTCATTCCCATTTTAACGTCCCGGCCACCATCCGGATCACCCCGTACATCTACAACACAGAAGAGGAAGTTGACCGGTGCCTCGAAGCTCTGGAAACTCTGACAAAGGCCTGA
- a CDS encoding aminotransferase class V-fold PLP-dependent enzyme encodes MDFPGPGPLGSGPAAFSVMDGIPMERRVFLDVENGYYVAEDVVQAMLPYFNREGYGHTGMTHAPGWEAYQVLQESGTIISNALGFPTADGLHFPHDTTEANNLAILGSTRNRKGSARGVVVSQVEPLSVLHCAERLSREGFSLHKIKVDSDGTIDLDRLKDAVNEETMIISIAMVNAETGTIQPMKEIIRLIRDRSPEALIHSDLSDAFGKIPLRLPDLDLDMATFSSTKLLGPRGVAGLWVKQRKNVNALLEGAYSTQPLWPGDENIPAIAGFAAAVKAHFFDFDHTLERLNAMRDRLMNELLTLPDSLLNGPRTSRASDNVNISFLHAEGEALTVDLADRGIYVSSGSACSRKILQPSHVLMAMGRKFEEAHGSILMKVHRCLTDEDVDHILESFPLSLIRLRTISGAYREES; translated from the coding sequence ATGGATTTTCCGGGTCCGGGCCCCCTGGGTTCCGGTCCCGCAGCCTTTTCTGTAATGGACGGTATACCCATGGAGCGTCGTGTCTTTCTTGATGTGGAAAATGGTTACTATGTGGCTGAAGACGTGGTTCAGGCCATGTTGCCCTACTTCAACCGGGAGGGGTACGGCCATACGGGAATGACCCACGCACCGGGATGGGAAGCCTATCAGGTCCTCCAGGAATCCGGAACCATTATTTCAAACGCTTTAGGCTTCCCGACAGCGGATGGTCTCCACTTTCCCCACGATACGACAGAAGCCAACAACCTGGCGATCCTCGGTTCTACTCGAAACCGCAAGGGATCAGCCCGGGGCGTGGTGGTCTCCCAGGTCGAGCCCTTAAGTGTTCTCCACTGCGCAGAACGTCTGTCCCGGGAGGGTTTTTCTTTACATAAAATTAAAGTGGATTCAGACGGAACGATCGATCTCGATCGGTTGAAGGATGCGGTAAACGAAGAAACCATGATTATCTCGATTGCCATGGTCAATGCGGAGACGGGAACGATTCAGCCGATGAAGGAAATCATCAGGCTGATCCGGGATCGAAGTCCGGAAGCTCTTATCCATTCTGACCTTTCCGATGCATTCGGCAAGATTCCCCTTCGGCTCCCGGATCTCGATCTCGACATGGCTACCTTTTCCTCGACGAAACTTCTCGGACCTCGCGGAGTTGCCGGCCTCTGGGTGAAACAGCGGAAAAATGTAAACGCTCTCCTTGAAGGAGCCTATTCAACCCAACCCCTGTGGCCGGGAGACGAAAATATACCTGCAATTGCCGGATTTGCAGCTGCGGTAAAGGCCCATTTCTTCGATTTCGATCATACGCTGGAACGACTGAATGCCATGCGGGATCGCCTGATGAATGAATTGCTTACACTTCCCGATTCCCTTCTGAACGGTCCCCGGACGTCGAGAGCATCCGACAACGTGAATATCTCCTTTCTTCATGCAGAGGGAGAGGCCCTGACCGTGGACCTGGCAGATCGGGGGATCTACGTGTCTTCGGGAAGTGCCTGTTCCAGGAAGATTCTTCAACCGTCCCACGTTCTCATGGCTATGGGGCGCAAATTTGAAGAGGCGCATGGAAGTATCCTGATGAAAGTCCACCGCTGTCTAACGGATGAGGATGTGGACCATATCCTGGAATCCTTTCCTCTGAGCCTCATCCGGCTTCGGACCATATCCGGTGCCTACCGGGAGGAATCATGA
- a CDS encoding KpsF/GutQ family sugar-phosphate isomerase, whose protein sequence is MTVELGKRVLKIEANAIQDVAESLDEAFSRAVDILADCRGKVVVTGMGKSGIICRKIAATMSSTGTPAIFMHPAEAIHGDLGIIAQGDVVLAVSYSGETEEVIRLLEFLQRQGILLIAITGNPESTLGRHAKSHISARVSKEACPLNLAPTASTTAALAVGDALSIALSIRKGFREEDFALRHPGGKLGKKLMRVRDLMHTGDALPRVQPGTNMKDVIYEMSRKGFGITAVVDDQNALLGVISDGDLRRFLQRDNAILQKTAGECMKAGAVTIGPDILASEALKHLEDRRITSLFITDDRKVLEGILHIHDLWGVGFF, encoded by the coding sequence GTGACCGTGGAACTGGGGAAGCGGGTCCTGAAGATTGAAGCCAACGCCATTCAGGATGTGGCAGAGTCTCTGGACGAAGCCTTTTCCCGGGCGGTCGATATCCTGGCGGACTGCAGGGGTAAAGTCGTGGTGACGGGGATGGGAAAATCCGGCATCATCTGCAGAAAGATAGCCGCCACCATGTCTTCCACCGGCACCCCGGCCATCTTCATGCATCCGGCAGAAGCCATTCACGGTGATCTGGGGATCATTGCTCAGGGAGACGTTGTCCTGGCTGTTTCCTACAGTGGTGAAACCGAGGAGGTGATTCGTCTTCTGGAATTCCTCCAGAGACAGGGGATCCTTCTCATTGCGATTACCGGAAATCCGGAATCGACACTGGGCCGCCATGCAAAGTCCCACATCAGTGCCCGCGTGTCCAAGGAGGCATGCCCGCTGAACCTCGCCCCGACCGCGTCGACCACAGCCGCCCTTGCGGTGGGAGACGCATTGTCGATCGCTCTTTCAATCCGAAAGGGGTTTCGGGAGGAAGATTTTGCCCTTCGCCATCCAGGAGGAAAGCTGGGTAAAAAACTGATGAGGGTCAGAGATCTCATGCACACGGGAGATGCGCTTCCCAGGGTTCAGCCCGGAACAAACATGAAGGATGTGATCTACGAGATGTCTCGTAAGGGTTTCGGAATCACGGCCGTTGTGGACGATCAGAACGCCCTCCTGGGCGTAATCTCCGATGGGGATCTGCGAAGGTTTCTTCAACGGGACAACGCGATCCTCCAGAAGACAGCAGGAGAATGCATGAAGGCAGGCGCGGTAACGATCGGCCCGGACATCCTTGCCTCGGAGGCCCTGAAACACCTGGAGGACCGGAGAATTACTTCACTCTTCATCACGGACGACCGGAAGGTGCTGGAAGGCATTCTCCACATACACGACCTCTGGGGAGTCGGCTTCTTTTGA
- a CDS encoding protein kinase gives MDIRLCPKCETVHGGGTSCPSCSSGLVLQDESFFLGKFVGKYLIDRLLGAGGMGVVFRAIHTTLKRPAALKIILPELSDEGFLQRFQREAQLLADLKHPNIVEIYDFDVSPWGPPFYVMEYLEGKSLRRVLSDGSSPIPYPEACSILQDLSSALQYAHRKGVIHRDLKPENIMLIPLEDRTVVKILDFGIAKILTRAREEASILTQTGAVLGTPQYMAPEQVMGGEVGPATDQYALALITAEMLTGKALRAGKTLGEIISREFTTPLPLETLSKEDLPPGAGEALRRATQPDPSLRFEDVTSYMRAFCAEHVSAGEGATSVVRRDTEATPTISVPSHPFPSAKKRRRFPFVPVGILILILALSSILFLVRPWSRTSTEPAELLTLLDTIALPPDTVSILGSGEGAILLKGSGCVYLLDPSNPAIPGRFPLMEGEQILGRLRDGRLATREGETVWARDLQQNERKPLFEDLESGKNLRINTDGTWLALFDSENVTLLSSGETKPVRFAPGDGEILEVTVGSRYAAMVSRLGSVTLIDLHSGSPVFRAPYPESEVKTLALQEAFGLVAVGGWYDTLFLGRAGENRLFPVLTTPGMTRHIQILPDHPTLVAAKGDTLTLYRPENPTPTMLNFEGRDVLDAAMVAEGLAIVVARPLQMFLYRYRDLSIATTISTGPKEIWALATGEKDSTIYAGNSEGTLFRVNPEHGDIETHPLHTQGITSMVAGGAYLASASDDKTIAVWKIPEMNVIWRSRVHDYLINFLFLNSHTSTLWSSSSDGTVKAWRWPGLEDAGSFPIERISSAALWVNREENKALLGTWDHRALLLERTEGSWKVIATYALPSSGGYSIAALEDRGLILLVGVNPTGLFLLDARDNQFFSLDPMGLTLFWTTPYDQDSLLVGGENVLGLLSFTRGDSEISCKSAIRFSTDLHTLFIVLNSQPASQIIAGSGKGEIHILDLTDQNIPFAATDLHPRLLTPLKRSGQ, from the coding sequence ATGGACATCCGCCTCTGCCCGAAATGTGAAACCGTCCATGGCGGAGGGACTTCCTGCCCTTCGTGCAGCAGTGGCCTCGTTCTCCAGGACGAATCTTTTTTTCTGGGGAAATTCGTCGGAAAATACCTGATTGACAGGCTTCTGGGAGCCGGGGGTATGGGTGTCGTGTTTCGGGCCATCCACACGACACTAAAGAGGCCTGCAGCCCTGAAAATTATCCTGCCCGAGCTTTCCGATGAGGGATTCCTCCAGCGATTCCAGAGGGAAGCGCAGCTTCTTGCCGATCTGAAACATCCCAACATCGTGGAAATCTACGACTTCGACGTGTCCCCCTGGGGCCCTCCCTTTTATGTGATGGAGTATCTGGAGGGGAAGAGCCTTCGCAGGGTCCTGTCCGACGGATCTTCCCCCATTCCCTATCCTGAGGCATGTTCCATCCTTCAGGATCTTTCCTCCGCATTGCAGTACGCCCATCGAAAGGGCGTCATTCACCGGGATCTGAAGCCGGAAAATATCATGCTGATTCCGCTGGAGGATCGCACCGTCGTAAAGATTCTTGACTTCGGTATTGCCAAAATCCTCACCCGTGCCCGGGAGGAGGCCTCCATTCTGACCCAGACGGGGGCAGTTCTCGGAACGCCCCAGTACATGGCTCCTGAGCAGGTCATGGGAGGAGAAGTTGGACCGGCCACCGATCAGTACGCCCTCGCTCTGATCACGGCGGAAATGTTGACCGGGAAGGCCCTTCGAGCAGGAAAGACCCTGGGAGAAATCATTTCCCGGGAATTCACCACTCCCCTCCCCCTTGAGACCCTCTCGAAGGAAGATCTTCCTCCAGGAGCCGGAGAAGCTCTTCGAAGGGCCACACAACCCGATCCTTCTCTCCGTTTTGAAGATGTGACGTCCTACATGCGCGCCTTCTGTGCCGAACATGTTTCCGCCGGTGAGGGGGCCACTTCCGTAGTGCGGAGAGATACGGAGGCCACCCCGACCATTTCCGTCCCGTCCCACCCCTTCCCGTCAGCAAAAAAGCGGCGCAGGTTCCCCTTTGTTCCTGTGGGAATTCTTATCCTGATTCTCGCCCTTTCGTCCATTCTCTTTCTGGTTCGGCCATGGAGCCGGACGTCTACCGAACCAGCGGAACTTCTTACTTTACTCGATACGATTGCCCTCCCTCCTGACACCGTTTCGATTCTCGGTTCAGGGGAGGGTGCCATCCTTCTTAAGGGATCGGGCTGCGTCTACCTTCTCGATCCTTCCAATCCAGCCATACCCGGACGTTTTCCACTCATGGAAGGGGAGCAGATCCTGGGCAGGCTCCGGGATGGGAGGCTGGCTACCCGGGAGGGAGAAACCGTATGGGCCAGAGATTTACAGCAGAATGAGCGCAAGCCGCTCTTTGAAGACCTGGAGAGCGGAAAGAACCTGCGTATCAATACGGATGGAACCTGGCTGGCCCTTTTTGATTCAGAGAACGTCACCCTTCTTTCTTCAGGTGAGACAAAACCCGTTCGTTTTGCGCCGGGTGATGGGGAAATCCTGGAGGTCACCGTCGGTTCCCGGTATGCCGCGATGGTTTCCCGGCTGGGCAGTGTCACCCTCATCGATCTACATTCCGGCTCTCCCGTATTTCGTGCGCCCTATCCGGAAAGCGAGGTTAAGACCCTCGCTCTGCAGGAAGCCTTTGGCCTTGTCGCCGTGGGCGGTTGGTACGACACCCTCTTTCTGGGCAGGGCAGGTGAGAATCGACTCTTTCCCGTGCTGACAACCCCGGGGATGACGCGCCATATTCAGATTCTGCCCGATCATCCCACCCTCGTGGCTGCAAAGGGAGACACCCTGACCCTCTACCGCCCGGAAAATCCCACCCCGACCATGTTGAATTTTGAAGGGAGGGATGTCCTGGATGCCGCCATGGTTGCAGAGGGACTTGCCATTGTTGTTGCCCGACCGCTTCAGATGTTTCTCTACCGATACAGAGATCTTTCGATTGCCACCACGATCTCCACCGGACCCAAGGAAATATGGGCTCTCGCAACCGGTGAGAAGGACTCCACGATCTATGCAGGGAATTCGGAGGGAACGCTCTTTCGGGTCAATCCTGAACATGGCGACATTGAAACGCACCCCCTCCACACCCAGGGAATCACGTCCATGGTTGCAGGGGGAGCTTACCTGGCTTCGGCTTCTGACGACAAAACGATCGCCGTCTGGAAGATTCCCGAAATGAACGTAATCTGGCGATCACGGGTCCATGACTACCTGATAAATTTTCTCTTTCTCAATTCCCACACTTCAACACTCTGGTCCTCCTCTTCGGATGGAACGGTCAAGGCGTGGCGCTGGCCTGGATTGGAAGACGCGGGCAGTTTTCCGATTGAACGGATCTCTTCCGCTGCCCTGTGGGTAAACCGTGAGGAAAACAAGGCCCTTCTGGGAACATGGGACCATCGAGCCCTGCTCTTGGAACGGACGGAAGGCAGTTGGAAGGTCATCGCCACCTATGCCCTCCCCTCCTCCGGCGGATACTCTATCGCGGCTCTTGAAGACAGAGGTCTGATCCTCCTCGTCGGCGTCAATCCCACGGGCCTCTTCCTTCTGGATGCACGCGACAATCAATTCTTCTCCCTCGACCCCATGGGTCTTACCCTCTTCTGGACAACACCGTATGATCAGGATTCACTGCTTGTTGGGGGAGAAAACGTTCTTGGCCTTCTTTCCTTTACGCGAGGGGATAGCGAGATCTCCTGCAAATCAGCCATCCGTTTTTCCACCGACCTCCACACACTCTTTATTGTCCTGAATTCTCAACCTGCGTCACAGATTATTGCAGGTAGCGGCAAGGGGGAAATTCACATTCTTGATTTGACAGATCAAAATATCCCTTTCGCGGCCACCGATCTTCACCCCCGGCTCCTGACTCCTCTGAAACGATCAGGCCAGTAA
- the kdsB gene encoding 3-deoxy-manno-octulosonate cytidylyltransferase → MQGTIIIPARFASTRFPGKPLAPILGVPMIVHVVRRCTRVPGIERVLVATDDHRIAEAIRSEGGEVIMTSPDCPSGTDRVAEAASGMSSPWFINVQGDEPLIPPENIARVARALAEGRPMVTLDFPLEPSRAEDPSIVKVVTSAAREALYFSRAPIPYPRTPGTFFKHIGIYGYRRDILERLVTLPPCPLEITEGLEQLRALYHGIPIYVERAVEDSLAVDEPDHVAQVEARLRNKEE, encoded by the coding sequence GTGCAGGGTACCATCATTATTCCAGCGAGGTTCGCCTCCACCCGTTTTCCCGGGAAACCACTGGCCCCCATTCTGGGTGTACCTATGATCGTGCATGTCGTTCGGCGCTGTACCCGGGTTCCCGGTATTGAGAGGGTTCTTGTCGCTACAGATGACCACCGGATCGCAGAAGCTATCCGCTCTGAGGGAGGGGAAGTCATCATGACCTCCCCCGATTGTCCTTCGGGGACCGATCGTGTGGCCGAGGCTGCTTCCGGCATGAGCTCCCCATGGTTTATTAATGTTCAGGGAGATGAGCCCCTGATCCCCCCTGAGAATATCGCACGGGTTGCACGCGCCCTCGCGGAAGGACGCCCCATGGTGACACTGGACTTTCCTCTGGAACCTTCCCGGGCGGAAGATCCTTCCATCGTTAAAGTTGTCACCAGCGCGGCACGTGAAGCACTCTACTTTTCCCGTGCTCCCATTCCATATCCCCGCACACCTGGAACTTTTTTTAAACATATTGGTATTTACGGGTACCGCAGGGATATTCTCGAAAGGCTGGTGACCCTGCCACCCTGCCCTCTTGAAATAACCGAAGGCCTGGAGCAGCTGCGAGCTCTCTACCACGGCATTCCCATTTACGTGGAACGTGCCGTGGAGGATTCCCTGGCTGTCGATGAACCCGATCATGTCGCGCAGGTTGAAGCACGTCTGCGTAATAAGGAGGAGTGA
- the kdsA gene encoding 3-deoxy-8-phosphooctulonate synthase, with product MKRILLFAGPCVIESLDHSLTMAEKILEITRDLPVDFVFKSSFDKANRTSLDSYRGPGLDRGLSILSTVRDRVGVPVITDIHLPEQAEPASQAVDILQIPAFLCRQTDLLVAAGSTGRPVNIKKGQFMSPADMGYAVEKTRTGGSQRVTLTERGTFFGYGNLVVDMRSLVMMRDLADGVIFDATHSVQLPGGAGGKSGGLREFILPLSKAAAAVGVDGFFLEVHDRPEAALSDAGSQLALNDLPSFLETILSICSAGERP from the coding sequence ATGAAACGCATCCTTCTCTTTGCGGGACCCTGCGTGATTGAATCCCTTGATCACTCCCTGACCATGGCCGAAAAAATCCTGGAAATCACCCGCGATCTTCCTGTGGATTTCGTCTTCAAATCATCCTTCGATAAGGCCAACCGGACGTCCCTTGATTCCTACCGGGGACCCGGCCTGGATCGTGGTCTATCGATTCTGTCCACGGTTCGCGATCGTGTCGGGGTTCCTGTCATTACCGACATCCACCTTCCCGAACAGGCAGAACCGGCCTCTCAGGCCGTGGACATTCTCCAGATTCCCGCCTTCCTCTGCCGCCAGACCGACCTTCTCGTTGCGGCGGGAAGCACGGGAAGACCCGTCAATATCAAGAAGGGTCAGTTCATGTCCCCCGCGGATATGGGATACGCGGTCGAAAAGACCCGGACAGGGGGTTCCCAACGTGTCACCCTGACAGAAAGAGGAACCTTCTTCGGATATGGAAACCTCGTCGTGGACATGCGTTCCCTGGTTATGATGCGGGACCTGGCCGACGGAGTCATCTTTGATGCTACCCACAGTGTCCAGCTTCCCGGCGGTGCTGGCGGGAAATCGGGCGGATTGAGGGAGTTCATCCTCCCGCTTTCGAAAGCGGCAGCCGCCGTAGGAGTCGATGGCTTTTTTCTGGAGGTTCACGACCGGCCCGAGGCCGCTCTTTCCGATGCGGGAAGCCAGCTCGCGTTGAACGATCTTCCATCCTTTCTGGAAACGATTCTCTCGATCTGCAGCGCAGGGGAAAGACCGTGA
- a CDS encoding iron-sulfur cluster assembly scaffold protein: protein MTRSPLPYSPQVLDHFRNPRNLGPMADADVKASAGSMACGDMITFYLKVKDANLESISFESFGCASNIATASALTERVKGQLLRDAFFASWKEIAEDLGGLPPVKVHCGVLAVGALRRSIRKYFEEHPPGPEWLPAELTSDEAHALEEEELAETMQDRFESSDES from the coding sequence ATGACCCGTTCTCCGCTCCCCTATTCACCTCAGGTGCTTGATCACTTTCGCAATCCGCGAAACCTGGGTCCCATGGCCGATGCCGACGTAAAGGCTTCTGCCGGAAGTATGGCGTGTGGAGACATGATCACCTTCTACCTGAAGGTAAAAGATGCAAACCTCGAATCGATCTCATTTGAGAGCTTTGGATGTGCGTCTAATATCGCCACAGCATCCGCTCTTACCGAGCGGGTGAAGGGCCAGCTTCTCCGGGATGCGTTTTTTGCATCATGGAAGGAAATCGCCGAGGATCTGGGGGGCCTTCCTCCAGTAAAAGTCCACTGCGGTGTTCTGGCCGTCGGTGCGTTGCGCCGTTCCATACGGAAATATTTTGAAGAGCATCCACCCGGGCCGGAGTGGCTTCCTGCGGAGCTGACTTCCGACGAAGCCCATGCCCTTGAAGAAGAAGAGCTGGCGGAAACCATGCAGGATCGGTTTGAATCCTCCGATGAATCTTGA